Proteins co-encoded in one Setaria viridis chromosome 9, Setaria_viridis_v4.0, whole genome shotgun sequence genomic window:
- the LOC117838581 gene encoding uncharacterized protein, translating into MGFVMEFAENLILRMMEDPDKRDQVRREHVYRMKERCERTKAAWSLPLRPYGFWTYERFNSQLSWDPQISQAAGRRDPYDDLITRHSGSPPSS; encoded by the coding sequence atgggttTCGTCATGGAGTTCGCGGAGAACCTGATCCTCCGTATGATGGAGGACCCGGACAAGCGCGACCAGGTGCGGCGGGAGCACGTCTACCGGATGAAGGAGCGGTGCGAGCGCACCAAGGCGGCGTGGAGCCTCCCGCTCCGCCCCTACGGCTTCTGGACCTACGAGCGCTTCAACTCCCAGCTCTCCTGGGACCCCCAGATCAGccaggccgccggccgccgcgaccCCTACGACGACCTCATCACCCGCCACTCCGGCAGCCCGCCGTCGTCCTGA